In Hallerella succinigenes, the following are encoded in one genomic region:
- a CDS encoding MMPL family transporter — protein sequence MNSSSPESKKRFFNVGLWVLLHIALMVAVVIAYPWKVDKNLYSIVPESEMTPEIHAAENELTARTSSRMMIFVGDSDFSVAKTAADRIGHTLLANKQIRSASWKVDASSMDEISKFFFDRRFSMQDPVILAMEDAEVADYFYNKALSRVFGAFPMTDLSRLEEDPYLLSQSAQDRMLSMTPMASSHLTLRDDMLTVQDSGRTYVFINAELSKDASAFASGDHILGILDDTIEELQEEFPNLRVEKSGVPFHSYSSSKQAQVEIGWISGISTAAVLLLLLLVFRSAVPIVTTLSSIAVAILAAMGATLATFHEIHVFTFIFGTSVIGVSIDYALHHFADKEAQVKSMLLGFMTTELSYIALMIVDFPILRQMAFFSMVGLASALLSVLLVFPFVSERLRNEQKFSLKVAQVILAGYSKLERIPKIARYIIFVMAAGALIPGIVQLNVQTDIRSMYTVAPELGASEMKVAKWMNSGIAPTYFIVSGNSVEEVLQKEETLTEKLREAERDSLLKSHLAFSEFSPSSAKRTALDSLLSRALPLRYKDLCKQLKIHPVKNPGKTLFAAVEMDENTAEFEDLPEQLSSVRDMLWIGEISGKYYSAVLPMHASEMFNPKDYADPSNGIYAVNKIQEVNAALTELSLTALSLVAFAYFAVCFILSFVFSWRNSLRIVRAPVLGCFFTLSMFGYLQIPVNFFAITGLILVLGIGIDYALFFKDAQNHADSTALAVMLSAATTLISFGTLSLSGFAPVSVLGLAVLLGISACFLLSPFTRD from the coding sequence ATGAATTCAAGCAGTCCGGAAAGTAAGAAGCGTTTCTTTAACGTAGGCCTTTGGGTACTTTTGCATATCGCACTGATGGTTGCGGTGGTAATTGCGTACCCGTGGAAGGTCGATAAGAACTTGTATTCGATCGTTCCGGAATCCGAGATGACTCCGGAAATCCATGCGGCGGAAAATGAGCTCACGGCTCGGACTTCTTCTCGGATGATGATCTTTGTGGGGGATTCGGATTTTTCGGTGGCGAAGACGGCTGCGGACCGCATCGGTCATACGCTGCTAGCGAACAAGCAGATCCGTTCTGCTTCTTGGAAGGTGGACGCCTCGTCGATGGACGAGATTTCCAAGTTCTTTTTTGATAGACGTTTTTCGATGCAGGATCCGGTGATCCTTGCGATGGAAGACGCTGAAGTCGCAGACTATTTTTATAACAAGGCTCTTTCCCGTGTATTCGGCGCTTTCCCGATGACCGATCTTTCGCGCCTGGAAGAAGATCCGTATTTGCTTTCACAGTCGGCGCAGGACCGTATGCTTTCGATGACGCCGATGGCTTCCAGCCACTTGACTCTCCGAGATGACATGCTGACCGTGCAAGATTCCGGCAGAACCTATGTGTTCATCAATGCGGAACTTTCCAAGGACGCTTCGGCGTTTGCTTCGGGCGATCATATTCTTGGCATTTTAGACGACACAATCGAAGAATTGCAGGAAGAGTTCCCCAACCTGCGTGTAGAAAAGTCCGGCGTTCCGTTCCACAGCTATTCGAGTTCAAAACAGGCTCAAGTTGAAATCGGCTGGATTTCAGGAATCTCGACTGCGGCGGTACTGCTGTTGCTCTTGCTCGTCTTCCGTTCGGCAGTTCCCATTGTAACGACTCTCAGTTCGATCGCCGTAGCGATTCTTGCGGCAATGGGCGCAACGCTTGCGACTTTCCATGAAATCCACGTCTTTACGTTCATCTTTGGAACGAGCGTGATCGGTGTGAGCATTGACTACGCACTGCACCATTTTGCTGACAAGGAAGCTCAGGTCAAGAGCATGCTCCTCGGCTTCATGACAACGGAACTCAGCTACATCGCGCTCATGATTGTGGACTTCCCGATCCTCCGTCAGATGGCGTTCTTCTCGATGGTGGGGCTTGCGAGTGCGCTCCTTTCTGTTTTGCTCGTATTCCCGTTTGTGTCGGAAAGGTTGCGGAACGAACAGAAGTTCTCGTTAAAGGTCGCCCAGGTGATTCTTGCGGGCTATTCTAAACTGGAGCGCATTCCGAAGATCGCCCGTTATATCATTTTCGTGATGGCGGCAGGCGCTCTTATTCCGGGCATTGTGCAGCTGAACGTGCAGACGGATATCCGTTCCATGTACACGGTCGCTCCGGAACTCGGCGCTTCGGAAATGAAGGTCGCGAAGTGGATGAATTCGGGAATCGCTCCGACGTACTTTATTGTGAGCGGAAACTCGGTCGAAGAAGTGCTGCAAAAGGAAGAAACGCTGACGGAAAAGCTCCGTGAAGCGGAACGGGACTCTCTTTTGAAGTCGCACCTCGCCTTCTCGGAATTTTCACCGTCTTCGGCAAAACGGACCGCTCTGGATTCTCTGCTTTCGAGAGCACTTCCTCTCCGCTATAAGGACCTTTGCAAACAGCTCAAAATCCATCCTGTGAAAAATCCGGGCAAGACGCTTTTTGCCGCTGTCGAAATGGATGAAAATACAGCGGAATTCGAAGATCTTCCGGAACAGCTTTCGAGCGTCCGTGACATGCTCTGGATCGGAGAAATTTCGGGCAAGTATTACAGCGCCGTCCTTCCGATGCACGCGTCCGAAATGTTCAATCCGAAGGATTATGCGGACCCGTCGAACGGCATTTACGCGGTGAACAAGATTCAGGAAGTGAACGCCGCCTTGACGGAACTTTCACTCACGGCGCTTTCGCTTGTCGCTTTTGCGTATTTTGCGGTCTGCTTTATTCTTTCGTTCGTATTTTCTTGGCGAAATTCTTTGCGCATTGTCCGTGCTCCGGTGCTCGGTTGCTTCTTTACGCTGTCGATGTTCGGTTATCTGCAAATCCCGGTGAATTTCTTTGCAATCACTGGTTTGATTCTTGTTCTCGGCATCGGTATCGATTATGCCCTTTTCTTTAAGGATGCGCAAAATCATGCGGATTCAACGGCTTTAGCCGTGATGCTTTCGGCGGCGACGACCTTGATTTCGTTCGGAACTCTTTCGCTCAGCGGATTTGCTCCTGTATCGGTTTTAGGCCTTGCCGTGTTGCTTGGGATTTCTGCTTGTTTCCTCCTTTCACCGTTTACGCGAGATTGA
- a CDS encoding LolA family protein, with translation MYKSFFMALLICGTALFAVDASIWKSPANLESPEVQKVMQALSAAETVHGTFTQKRTVVKIKRTFESSGKFEISQKNGITWDMEKPFASKLVISDSGVVQTNADGSKTKMASADNVIFREIATSMRAVLSGNIAVLENRFDLFFLQQKKGWSVGLLPKEKTIRKAIASIVLEGDKDLKKVELVDGEGNILTYEFKQSGK, from the coding sequence ATGTATAAGTCTTTTTTTATGGCTCTCTTGATTTGCGGAACGGCGCTTTTTGCCGTGGACGCATCGATTTGGAAGTCTCCGGCGAATTTGGAATCTCCGGAAGTGCAAAAGGTGATGCAGGCCCTTTCTGCTGCGGAAACGGTCCATGGAACCTTTACGCAAAAGCGTACCGTGGTCAAGATCAAACGGACTTTTGAATCTTCGGGCAAATTTGAAATTTCGCAGAAGAACGGTATCACGTGGGACATGGAAAAGCCTTTTGCGTCCAAGCTTGTGATTTCGGATTCGGGCGTTGTTCAGACGAATGCGGATGGTTCCAAAACGAAAATGGCTTCTGCGGATAATGTGATTTTCCGTGAAATTGCGACTTCGATGCGCGCCGTTCTCAGTGGGAACATCGCTGTTTTAGAGAATCGTTTTGATCTGTTCTTTTTGCAACAGAAAAAAGGTTGGTCGGTCGGTCTGCTTCCCAAGGAAAAGACCATTCGGAAAGCGATTGCTTCGATTGTCCTCGAAGGGGACAAGGATTTGAAAAAGGTGGAACTCGTCGACGGTGAAGGAAACATTTTGACTTATGAATTCAAGCAGTCCGGAAAGTAA
- a CDS encoding acyl-CoA thioesterase, with translation MSEKILKAYTDIEVQFYDLDPMNVVWHGNYVKYMETARCALLTKIKYDYYEMEKAGYAWPVVEMNLKYIRPLRFMQKVRVEVSLVEYDVCMKLKYRFIDLETGKVITKAESTQMVVKISTKESMFSTPPDFVEKVKMALAKEENV, from the coding sequence GTGAGCGAAAAGATCTTGAAAGCCTACACGGATATCGAAGTTCAGTTTTATGACTTGGATCCGATGAATGTCGTTTGGCATGGAAACTATGTGAAGTACATGGAAACAGCCCGTTGTGCTTTGCTTACAAAAATCAAGTACGACTATTATGAAATGGAAAAGGCGGGCTACGCTTGGCCTGTCGTCGAAATGAACCTCAAGTACATTCGACCGCTCCGCTTTATGCAGAAGGTGCGCGTGGAAGTCTCCCTTGTGGAATATGACGTTTGCATGAAGCTCAAGTACAGATTCATTGACCTCGAAACGGGCAAGGTGATTACCAAGGCGGAAAGCACGCAGATGGTGGTCAAGATTTCGACGAAGGAATCCATGTTCTCGACGCCGCCGGATTTTGTGGAAAAAGTCAAAATGGCTTTGGCAAAGGAAGAAAATGTATAA